A DNA window from Ctenopharyngodon idella isolate HZGC_01 chromosome 10, HZGC01, whole genome shotgun sequence contains the following coding sequences:
- the cp gene encoding ceruloplasmin — translation MKGLQWTLLGVLCCAGIVSSITREYFFAIKEIQWDYAPSGKNLIQNKTIKEDEEARVFLERGEQRIGQVYKKAVYQQYTDATYRQEIEKPKWLGYLGPLISAEEDDIVVVHLKNMAKRAYSIHAHGLSYNKSHEGALYPDSSEKEEKHDDSVAPGKSFTYVWTLPTSHTPGKDDTTCLSRIYHSHVNAPKDIASGLIGPLIICKKGSLDVHGDKTADYLYTLMFTVSDENLSWYLDENIKTYCSAAAKVNKDDDGFQESNKMHSINGYVYGNLPDLTMCVGNKIHWHLFGMGNEVDIHSAFFHGQILTDKRHHVDTISLFPATFVNVEMVADNPGQWLLSCQVNDHLEAGMQAIFEIKKCFPNVHKPRPFGEVRQYYIAAEELIWDYGPTEINQYTGKKLVDDSVSDTFFDYRNGRIGGKYKKVQYVEYTDDTFTKRKERTSEEQHLGILGPVIRAEEGDTIKVTFRNKASRPYSIQPHGVQYSIEMDGTLYHNVLEETYTAEKLRELKKEARVVEPLPAALVRPDTTYKYEWVVPKGGGPTEKDPDCITYLYYSAVDPIRDTNSGLVGPLLICKPKTLKSGKQKNVEKEFHLLATVFDENLSWYLDDNINRCVKQPKSINKEDEDFQESNKMHSLNGYMYGNLKGLSMCKGDKVSWHLSGLGSEADIHGLYFEGNRFLYKDTRRDTINVFPHVSHTIIMEPDSMGQFEVSCKTTDHYHGGMRANYTVEKCHFWNRQSETMLHQKKYYIAAVEMDWDYSPNRTWEEQMHHGLKESPGNEFLKKEGKFIGSKYKKVLYREYTDETFTKLKDRPANMEHLGIMGPMIHGKVGEKVKIVFKNMAKRPYSIHAHGVKTDSPQVALTRPGETQTYTWYLPKNSGPTEEQEECSVGAYYSTIDVIKDMYSGLIGPLVICKKSLARTLGLKKEIEEFALLFMVFDENESWYLDDNIKAHVKNPPKELKEDEEFIESNKMHGINGLVYGNLKGLNMKVGDKVYWYLMGMGNEVDIHTAHFHGHSFDYKISGTHRADVFDLFPGTFQTVTMRPLYSGTWLLHCHVTDHIQAGMETTYTVLEKDGK, via the exons ATGAAGGGGCTGCAGTGGACGCTGCTCGGGGTTTTGTGTTGTGCTGGAATTGTGTCTTCTATCACAAGGGAATATTTCTTTGCCATTAAGGAGATTCAGTGGGATTATGCTCCTAGTGGTAAAAATCTGATTCAGAACAAAACCATAAAAGAAGATGA AGAGGCACGGGTGTTTCTGGAGAGGGGAGAGCAGCGGATCGGGCAGGTTTATAAGAAGGCAGTGTACCAACAATATACTGATGCCACCTACAGGCAGGAGATAGAAAAACCCAAGTGGCTGGGCTACCTCGGACCCCTCATTAGTGCAGAGGAAGATGACATAGTTGTTGTGCATCTGAAGAACATGGCCAAACGAGCATACTCCATCCATGCACACGGCCTCAGTTACAACAAGTCCCATGAAG GAGCACTGTATCCCGATTCATCAGAAAAAGAGGAGAAACATGACGATTCAGTGGCCCCTGGGAAGTCTTTCACCTATGTTTGGACTCTACCGACTTCCCATACCCCTGGCAAAGATGACACTACCTGCCTGAGCAGAATATACCACTCCCATGTTAATGCCCCCAAAGACATCGCCTCAGGCCTCATTGGACCTCTCATTATATGTAAAAAAG GCTCTCTAGATGTCCATGGCGATAAGACAGCTGACTATCTTTACACCCTTATGTTTACGGTGTCTGACGAGAACCTTAGCTGGTACCTGGATGAAAATATCAAGACCTACTGCTCAGCAGCCGCCAAAGTAAACAAGGATGATGATGGTTTCCAGGAAAGCAATAAAATGCACT CTATCAACGGGTACGTCTACGGCAACTTGCCAGACCTTACTATGTGCGTGGGAAATAAGATCCACTGGCACCTGTTTGGGATGGGTAATGAGGTGGACATCCACTCAGCCTTCTTCCATGGACAGATCCTGACGGACAAGCGGCACCATGTTGACACCATCAGTCTGTTCCCAGCTACTTTTGTTAATGTAGAGATGGTGGCGGACAATCCCGGCCAATGGCTCCTCAGTTGTCAAGTCAATGATCATTTGGAAG CTGGAATGCAAGCCATTTTTGagattaagaaatgtttcccaAACGTGCATAAACCCAGACCATTTGGAGAAGTGAGACAGTATTACATTGCTGCTGAGGAACTTATCTGGGATTATGGGCCAACAGAAATAAACCAGTATACAGGGAAGAAACTTGTTGATGACAG TGTATCTGACACTTTCTTTGATTACCGCAATGGTCGCATTGGAGGCAAATACAAGAAGGTCCAATATGTGGAATACACTGATGACACATTCACGAAGCGCAAAGAGAGGACCTCTGAGGAGCAGCACCTGGGAATTCTAG GTCCAGTCATCAGAGCAGAGGAAGGGGACACAATTAAAGTGACATTTAGAAATAAAGCAAGCAGGCCCTACAGTATTCAACCTCACGGAGTGCAATATAGCATAGAAATGGATGGAACACTCTACCATAACGTCCTGGAAG AGACATACACTGCCGAGAAGCTTCGTGAACTCAAGAAAGAAGCAA GAGTGGTTGAGCCACTTCCTGCTGCATTGGTCCGTCCTGACACCACTTACAAATATGAATGGGTGGTACCTAAGGGTGGAGGACCCACCGAAAAAGATCCAGACTGCATCACCTACTTGTACTACTCAGCGGTAGATCCCATCCGAGACACCAACTCAGGGCTGGTTGGACCTCTTCTGATCTGCAAGCCAAAAACCCTCAAATCAGGGAAGCAG AAAAACGTGGAGAAAGAGTTTCACCTTCTTGCAACTGTGTTTGATGAGAATCTGAGCTGGTATTTGGATGACAACATCAACAGATGTGTGAAACAGCCCAAATCTATAAATAAAGAAGATGAAGACTTTCAAGAGTCCAATAAAATGCACT CGCTCAATGGATACATGTATGGGAATCTCAAAGGTTTGAGTATGTGTAAAGGTGATAAGGTGTCATGGCATCTGTCTGGACTAGGATCAGAGGCAGACATCCATGGTCTTTACTTTGAGGGCAACAGGTTTCTCTACAAAGACACCAGGAGAGACACCATCAATGTGTTTCCTCATGTATCTCACACCATCATCATGGAGCCTGACAGCATGG GACAGTTTGAAGTGAGCTGTAAAACCACAGATCATTATCATGGAGGCATGAGAGCCAACTACACTGTGGAGAAGTGTCACTTCTGGAACCGTCAGTCTGAGACGATGCTACACCAGAAGAAGTATTACATTGCTGCAGTTGAGATGGATTGGGACTATTCACCCAACCGCACCTGGGAGGAACAAATGCACCATGGTCTGAAAGAAAG TCCAGGCAACGAGTTCCTCAAGAAAGAAGGAAAATTCATTGGCTCAAAATATAAGAAGGTGCTGTACAGAGAGTACACTGATGAAACCTTCACCAAACTGAAAGACAGACCTGCTAATATGGAACACTTAGGAATTATGG GACCCATGATCCATGGTAAAGTAGGGGAAAAAGTGAAGATTGTGTTTAAGAACATGGCTAAGAGACCGTACTCCATACACGCCCATGGAGTTAAAACTGACAGTCCTCAGGTCGCCCTGACACGTCCAG GTGAAACTCAGACCTATACCTGGTACCTTCCAAAGAATTCTGGGCCGACAGAGGAGCAGGAGGAATGCAGTGTTGGAGCGTATTACTCCACCATAGATGTTATTAAG GACATGTACAGTGGTTTGATTGGGCCGCTGGTCATCTGCAAGAAGAGTCTGGCGCGTACACTGGGGCTGAAGAAAGAGATTGAAGAGTTTGCCTTGCTCTTCATGGTCTTTGATGAGAACGAATCTTGGTATCTGGATGACAACATCAAAGCTCACGTTAAAAACCCTCCAAAAGAACTGAAGGAGGATGAGGAGTTTATCGAAAGCAACAAGATGCATG GAATCAATGGTTTAGTCTATGGCAACCTTAAGGGCTTGAACATGAAGGTCGGAGATAAAGTGTACTGGTATCTCATGGGAATGGGAAACGAGGTGGACATACACACTGcacacttccatggccacagctTTGACTATAAG ATCAGTGGTACACATCGAGCAGATGTGTTTGACTTATTCCCCGGAACGTTCCAGACAGTGACCATGCGTCCACTGTATTCTGGCACATGGCTCTTGCACTGTCATGTCACTGATCACATCCAGGCTGGAATGGAGACCACATACACTGTACTCGAAAAAGACG ggAAATAG